DNA from Paenibacillus sp.:
TGGCGGAGCAATGGTACCTGCCGGGGTACGACCGCAGCGGCTGGTACGAAGTGACGGTGCCGACGACCGTGCAGAAGGCGCTGATGGAGCTCGGCGAGCTGCCAGACCCCCTGTGGAACACGAATACGATCGACGAGCTGGAGCAGCACGGCGTGCCGCAGGAGCTGCCGCTGTGGTTCCGGCGGACGCGGGCGGAAAGCCGCGACTGGTGGTTCGCGAAGACGTTCGACGCTCCGGCCGCTTGGCGAGGGCGGCGGCTGACGCTGCGCTTCGACGGCATCGACTATTCGGGGACCGTGTTCCTGAACGGCGTGTCGCTCGGCCATCACCAAGGGATGTTCGGCGGCCCGGAACTCGACGTCAGCGGCCTCATCCGCTTCGACGGGCCGAACGAGCTCGTCGTGCGCGTCGACCAAGCGCCCCAGACGTGGAACGGTCTTCTGAAGGGGAGCCCGGGCTACGGCTGGCATTACGGCCATCTCATCTCGCTCGGCATCTGGCAAGACGTCTGGCTTCGAGCGGAGCCGGACGTCGCGGTCGTCGATCCGTACGTCGTGACGCAGTCGATCGGCGCGGACGCGGCGAACCTTGCGATCGAATTCACGGTGGACAGCCGGCTCGCGGACCGCGCGACGGTCGTCGTCGAAGGCGAAATCGCGCGCAAGGGCGGCGCGGCCGGCGAAGCGCCGCTGCGGTTTCGCAGCCGCGTCGAGGCCGCCTACGGACGCAGCCGGTTCCGTGCGGAGCTCGCGCTGCCGTCTCCGGCGCTGTGGTGGCCGGTCGGGTACGGCGAGCCGTCGCTGTACCGGCTGTCGCTCGCCGCGCGGCTTGAGGGCGCTCCGGCGTCCGAGCCGGCCGCTGGCGCCGCGGTCGATTTCGGCGTTCGGACGATCGAGATGCGCCCGATGGAGGAAGCGAAGCCGGAGGAGGATTACCGCTGGCAATTCGTCATCAACGGCGTGCCGATGTTCATCAAAGGCGCGAACTGGTGCTGGCCGGACCCGATGCTCGAGCTGGACGAGGCGAAGTACGAGCGCCATCTCGAGCTGGCGCGCCGCGGCCACGTCCAAATGCTGCGCGCTTGGGGCGGCGGCATCGTCGAATCGGACTTGTTTTACCGCCTTTGCGACGAGAAGGGCATCATGGTGTACCAGGAGTTCCCGCTCTGCTGGGGGCCGATCGATTCGCCGCACACCGATCTCGGCGTCCTCGACCGCCAAGTCGCCCGCTCGGTCAAGCGGCTTCGCAACCATCCGTCGCTCGTCATGTGGGGCGGCGGCAACGAGAACGGCCCGCACGGCGGCGCGGACGAAGGGCTGTTCCTCGTCGGGCGGCGCTGCCGGCTGCTCGACCCGTCGCGGCCGTATCATCGGACCGACCCGTGGGGCGGCAGCGTGCATAACTGGCACGTGTATCATTTCGGCGAGCCGATGGACGAGGCGACGCTCGCGATGCCGTCCGTCTTCTACGGCGAATATGGCATCCCGAGCATGACGAACCGGTCGAGCACGCTGAAATACGTGCCGGCGGACGCGCTCGAGCAGTGGCCGCCGACCGAAGAAAGCCGCGGCCTGCTTGCGCATTCGCATCAATTCAGCTTGAAGGATACGATCAAGGTGATGCGTTACGGCGCCTACGGCCCGATCCGCGGCTGGGACGATTACACGTATTACTCGCAAACGGCGCAGGGCGACACGCTCCGCTTTACGGCAGAGGTGCAGCGCGCGGGCGCGAACAGGGCGAAGTCGGGGTTTTGGTACTATAAATTTTCCGACCTGTTCCCGGGCCACTCGTGGGCGGTGGTCGACTACTACGGCACGCCGAAGCTGAGCTACTATCGAGCGATGCAGGTGTGCCGCCCGCGCAACGTATTCGCCACCTATACGAAAATGAACGGCTGGACCGCCGGCGAGACGTTCGAAGCGGCCATCCATGCCGCCAACGAAACGCGGGAGCCGCTCGCGGGCGCCATCGTCGCCGCGACGCTGTACGGGAGCGGGCTGCAGGAGCTGGCATCGCGCCGGTATGACGGCGTTACGCTGGAAGCGAACGCGGTGCGGGAGATCGGGCGCCTCGCCGTACCGCTGACGGAGACGAGCGAGATCGAGCCGTTCCTGCTCGCGGTGTCGCTCCGCGCGGCCGACGGCACGCCGATCGCCGACCAGTGGTATTGGTTCAACGCCCAGAAGAAAAGCGAGGAGCTGCTCGCATTCGAGCGGAGCCATCGCCATAACGACAACGAGTATCCGGGCGACGAGGCGCGGCAGGCGTTCGAGCTGTACGCGAACATCGCGGACGCGCCGCTGCATCGGCTCCCCGCCACGCGCCTTGCGTGGAGCATCGAGCGAGGCGCCGCGGGCGGCGCGATCCGCATTCGCAACGTCGGCGAGGTGCCCGCCGTCCGCGTCGTCGTCGACGGTTTCCCGGACGATTGGGACTGCTACCTCGCGGACAACGACTTCGGCCTGCTGCCCGGCGAAGCGCGCGCGCTCGCGTTCGAAGCGGGAGACGGCGCGTCGCTTGACGGCGTGACGGTAGGCGCATTGAACGCGGAGCGAACGGCCGCATCGGCCGGTACCGAGGCGAAATAACAACATTTATCCAGGGAAAGCCGGCCGACCGCCGGCTTTTTCGCTTTACGGATCGGTTTCGACGGAGTATCTTCAATAGTAGATTAGGGCGAAAGATATAGGCAGAGGGGGCCCGGAACATGCGGATGCTATGGATGGGGGCGGCGCTGCTCGCCGCCATCTTCGTAAGCGGTTGCAATTTGCGGCCGTTCGCGGAAAAGTACGAGGTTATCTATTCGATGGAAACGAGCGGCGCGGCGGAGGCGACGCAGAACGCCCGGAAATATACGATCGCCCTCGTGCCGAAGGTGGCGGGCATTCCGTATTTCGACGTCGCGGCCGACGGGGCGAAGGAGGCGGCGCTCGATCTCGGCGTCGAGGTCGTGTACCGCGGTCCGGAGGTGGCGGACTCCGAGGAGCAGATCGAGGTGATCCGCGGGCTGATCGAGGAGTCGGTCGACCTGCTCGCGGTGTCGGCGAACGACCCGGAGAAGCTGCTGCCGGTGCTGGCGGAGGCGAGGCGCGAAGGGATCCGGGTCATGACGTGGGATGCGGACACCGCGCCGGCGGGCCGGGAAATTTTCGTCAACATGGTCGATCCGGAAACGCTGGGCCGCCATTTGATGGACACGCTCGCGTGGAGCACGCGGGAAGAGGGCGAGTTCGCGATTATGACGGGCGCGCTGTCCGCCTCGAATTTAAACGAATGGATCGAATGGATCGAGACGCAGCGTCGTCAATATTACCCGAACATGAAGCTGCTCGCGATCGAGGCGACGGACGATGACACGGAGAAAGCGTATGAGGTGGCGAAGCGGCTGCTGCGCGACTACCCGGAGCTCGACGGCATTATCGGCAATTCGTCCGTCGGTCCGCCGGCCGCGGCGCAAGCCGTCAAGGAAGCCGGCAAAGCGGGAGTCGTCCGCGTCGTCGGCTTGTCGACCCCGAACGTGATGCGGGAGCATCTGAAGGAAGGCAGCGCGCAGGTCGCCACGCTGTGGAGCCCGAAGAAGCTCGGGTATTTGACCGTCGTGCTGGCGAAGGATTATTTGGACGGCAAACTGCCCTACGACGGGCAAGAGGTGTACAAAGTCGGCAACATTCGGGTGAACGGGGACATGGTGATCATGGGAGAGCCGCTCGACTTCACGGAGGACAACGTGGATCAATATGATTTCTAACGGGTGGAAAAGGATGCGTCCCGGTCCGCTGCGGCTTCGCTCCAAGCTTCTCGCGACGTACATGCTGCTCACGGTCGTACCGATGGCGCTGCTCGGCTACGTCACGTACGCGCAATATTCGTCGTCCATCGAGGAGCAGATCGGCGAATATATGCCGAGGTTTTTGTCGCAGGCGAACGCGAATATCGAGAAGCACGTCGACGAGCTGTCGCGGCTGCCGGATTTGCTGTACAATTCCGAAGACATCGTGGCGATTTTGCGGCGCGTCGCGTACCAAAGCCGGTCGGACCTCAACCGCGATCAGTTCACGATGACGAACTATTTGACGCGCACGTTCCTCAACGGCAATTACGACGACGTCATCGGCGTCTTCGTGTTTTCGAACGGCCGGCTGTTCGCGAGCGCGAAGACAGAGTATACGGGTTTGGACGAGGCCGCCTCGACGCCCGCCGCGGAAGCCGCACTGCCGGGGGAGGAGCCGGAGGGCATTCTGCTGCCGAGCGAGGCGGGGCTTCGGTTCGAGAACGATCAGCCGTATTTTCTGATCAAGCAGCAGATCGAGGACTTCGACAACCGGCGCAACCTGGGCACGGTGTACATCGCCGTCGACCTGTCGTACCTCGAAGAGGTGCTTCGCGATTTCGAGCCGAACGTGCGGGCCGACCTGTGGATCACGGACGCGGACGGCGAACGCATTTACCATTCGCATGCGGAGCTGATCGGCACGGTCGACGCCGACATGCGCGATTACCCGATCCGCAACGGCAGCTTCCGGACGTCGGCGCAGGGCGAGCCGCGCCTGATGAGCCTCAGCGAGTCGAAGCGGTACGGCTGGGTGCTCGTGCACAGCATTCCGCTCAGGTATTTGACGGAGCGGACCGATCTCGTGCGGAACGTGACGATTCTGGTGTTCATCGCCATCGTCTTGATCACGCTGGCGCTGTCCGTCTACGTGTCGTCCCGCGTCACGCATCCGCTGCGGCAGCTGAGCCGGCTGATGAAGGAAGTCGAGATGGGCAATTTCCAGGTCGATCTGAAGCCGGCGAGCAACGACGAGGTCGGGGCGCTCGCCCGCAGCTTCAACTCGATGATCGCGACGATCCGGGAGCTGATCGACCGCAATTATCGCATCGAAATCCGGCAGAAGGAAGCGGAGCTGTACGCGCTGCAGTCGCAAATTAATCCGCACTTCATGTATAACACGCTCGAGACGATCCTGACGGCCGTCGAGGAAGGCGACAACGACGCCGTCGTCGAGATGGTGACTATGCTCGGCCGGATGCTTAGGTTTTCGGTCGGGAACAAAACGAAGTACGTGATGATCGCCGAGGAAGTGCAGCACGTGCGCGACTACTTGACGATTCAGCAGTTCCGGTTCGAGGAGCGTCTCCGCTTTGACATTCAGCTCGGCGGGAACGGAGACGAACAGCGCGTCGCCGCGCTGTATACGCCGAAGTTTATTCTGCAGCCGATCGTCGAGAATTCGATCAAGTACGGACTCGAAGCGCGCCGCGGCGTCTGCGTGCGGCTCCGCGCGGAGCGGGAATTCAACGCCCGTTCGGGGGCGGAAGACATCGTGTTCCGCATCCATGACGACGGGCCGGGCATGCCGCCGGAGCGGCTTGCGGCGGTGGAGGAGACGCTGCGCTCCGGCGCGCCGTCCGGCCAAGATTCCGGTTTCGGCCTCGCGAACGTGCATGCGCGCCTCGGCATGATGCTTGGCGCGGAATACGGTCTGCAGCTGGACAGCGTCGAAGGCAAGGGCACGGAAGTGATCGTCCGCATCCCGGCGATCCCCGTGCCGCATCAGGACCGGACGGAGGACGCCGGCGGGGAGGGAAGAACGGCATGACGACGATACGCGCGTTGATCGTGGACGACGAGCCGCGAATTCGGCGGGGCATTGAGCGGATCGTCCGCTCGTGCGGCGACGAGTGGGAGGTCGTGGCCGTCGCGGCCGACGGGCGGGAGGCGCTCGCGGCGCTGCGGGAGCATCGCGGCGTCGACCTGTTGATCACGGACGTGAAAATGCCCGAGATGGACGGACTTGCGCTCATCCGCGAGGCGAAGAAAGAGTTTACGTTCGTTCCGCTGCTCATCAGCGGGTTCGACGATTTCGAATATTTGCAGACGGCACTGCGCGAAGGCGCTGCCGATTACATTCTGAAGCCGATCGACCGCGAGCAGCTGCGCCAGCGGCTCGAAGAGGTGAAGGCGAAAATCGTCGGCAGCCGGCTGGATCGGCTGAAGCGCGGCGAACTGGAGCAGCAGGCGGAGCGGCTCAAGCAGACGCGGCGCATCCAATGGCTCAGCTACATTACGTCGGCCGGCCTCGACGTGTCCCGGCTCGGCTATTGGGTCGACGAGTTTCCGGAAGGGAAATTCCGGCTGTTGTACGTCAGCATCGATACGCCCCCGGTGAAAACGCGAGCCTATACGGCGAAAGATTGGGAAGCGTTCTTGTACGCGATGGAAAACATGATCGAAGAGCTGACGTCCGGGAAACGGGACGGGACCGGAGGAGGCGGCTGGTGCTGGCGTGGGGGCGATTCGGATTTCTGGGCGCTGCTGCACGCGTGCGACGACGAGGGCGTCGAGCCGACCGAGGAAGCCGCGCAGGACGTCGCCGACCGGATTCGTTCGGCCATTCAAAAATATACGCCGTTCACGGTGTCCGTGTCGGTCAGCGATTTGATCGAAGACTTGTACCTGCTGCCGGACGCGAGACGCCGGACGCTGTCGCTCATGAATGCAAGGCTCTTGTTCGGCGGCAACCGGACGTTCCTGCCGAGC
Protein-coding regions in this window:
- a CDS encoding glycoside hydrolase family 2 TIM barrel-domain containing protein encodes the protein MLRAWGGGIVESDLFYRLCDEKGIMVYQEFPLCWGPIDSPHTDLGVLDRQVARSVKRLRNHPSLVMWGGGNENGPHGGADEGLFLVGRRCRLLDPSRPYHRTDPWGGSVHNWHVYHFGEPMDEATLAMPSVFYGEYGIPSMTNRSSTLKYVPADALEQWPPTEESRGLLAHSHQFSLKDTIKVMRYGAYGPIRGWDDYTYYSQTAQGDTLRFTAEVQRAGANRAKSGFWYYKFSDLFPGHSWAVVDYYGTPKLSYYRAMQVCRPRNVFATYTKMNGWTAGETFEAAIHAANETREPLAGAIVAATLYGSGLQELASRRYDGVTLEANAVREIGRLAVPLTETSEIEPFLLAVSLRAADGTPIADQWYWFNAQKKSEELLAFERSHRHNDNEYPGDEARQAFELYANIADAPLHRLPATRLAWSIERGAAGGAIRIRNVGEVPAVRVVVDGFPDDWDCYLADNDFGLLPGEARALAFEAGDGASLDGVTVGALNAERTAASAGTEAK
- a CDS encoding response regulator, which encodes MTTIRALIVDDEPRIRRGIERIVRSCGDEWEVVAVAADGREALAALREHRGVDLLITDVKMPEMDGLALIREAKKEFTFVPLLISGFDDFEYLQTALREGAADYILKPIDREQLRQRLEEVKAKIVGSRLDRLKRGELEQQAERLKQTRRIQWLSYITSAGLDVSRLGYWVDEFPEGKFRLLYVSIDTPPVKTRAYTAKDWEAFLYAMENMIEELTSGKRDGTGGGGWCWRGGDSDFWALLHACDDEGVEPTEEAAQDVADRIRSAIQKYTPFTVSVSVSDLIEDLYLLPDARRRTLSLMNARLLFGGNRTFLPSFEEASASREAERAEPELQRLAERIRQAAVRGDAAECARLCRAFFQEASDLDAPHRIQRAAQRLILQLHAAGLEHAGPERYDAASLEEALQAARSAPDLHRLRETAANLARRVAEDAAAAREGGGAKPIEQAKRWIEEHLAGDITIKKIADHVYMNPTYFCQYFKTQTGDTVLDYVTKLRMERAKALLRDPALKLQDVSERVGYHDAKYFSRLFKEWTGSTPSKYREQALHPHA
- a CDS encoding autoinducer 2 ABC transporter substrate-binding protein translates to MRMLWMGAALLAAIFVSGCNLRPFAEKYEVIYSMETSGAAEATQNARKYTIALVPKVAGIPYFDVAADGAKEAALDLGVEVVYRGPEVADSEEQIEVIRGLIEESVDLLAVSANDPEKLLPVLAEARREGIRVMTWDADTAPAGREIFVNMVDPETLGRHLMDTLAWSTREEGEFAIMTGALSASNLNEWIEWIETQRRQYYPNMKLLAIEATDDDTEKAYEVAKRLLRDYPELDGIIGNSSVGPPAAAQAVKEAGKAGVVRVVGLSTPNVMREHLKEGSAQVATLWSPKKLGYLTVVLAKDYLDGKLPYDGQEVYKVGNIRVNGDMVIMGEPLDFTEDNVDQYDF
- a CDS encoding sensor histidine kinase, with product MRPGPLRLRSKLLATYMLLTVVPMALLGYVTYAQYSSSIEEQIGEYMPRFLSQANANIEKHVDELSRLPDLLYNSEDIVAILRRVAYQSRSDLNRDQFTMTNYLTRTFLNGNYDDVIGVFVFSNGRLFASAKTEYTGLDEAASTPAAEAALPGEEPEGILLPSEAGLRFENDQPYFLIKQQIEDFDNRRNLGTVYIAVDLSYLEEVLRDFEPNVRADLWITDADGERIYHSHAELIGTVDADMRDYPIRNGSFRTSAQGEPRLMSLSESKRYGWVLVHSIPLRYLTERTDLVRNVTILVFIAIVLITLALSVYVSSRVTHPLRQLSRLMKEVEMGNFQVDLKPASNDEVGALARSFNSMIATIRELIDRNYRIEIRQKEAELYALQSQINPHFMYNTLETILTAVEEGDNDAVVEMVTMLGRMLRFSVGNKTKYVMIAEEVQHVRDYLTIQQFRFEERLRFDIQLGGNGDEQRVAALYTPKFILQPIVENSIKYGLEARRGVCVRLRAEREFNARSGAEDIVFRIHDDGPGMPPERLAAVEETLRSGAPSGQDSGFGLANVHARLGMMLGAEYGLQLDSVEGKGTEVIVRIPAIPVPHQDRTEDAGGEGRTA